The DNA window agcctcctAGGATGTCATGACAAGTCACCATAAAGAGGGTGGcttgaaacaaaagaaatttattctctcacatttctggaggatagaaatccaaaatcaaggctCCCTCTAGAGGCTGTAGTGAAGgatccttccttgtttcttcctaGTTTCTGGTTACTGGCAATCTTCGGCATTCTTTGGTTTCGGGCTGCataactctaatctctgcctctgtcttcatttggccttcttttctgtttctttgtttctatgcagccttcttataaaaatacaagtcactggatttaggggcTCATTCTaatctagtatgacctcatcacaactaattacatctgcaaatgtcctacttccaaataaggtcacattctgaattTCTGGATGGACATGACTTTTGGGGGAATACTATTCAACACAATGTATTAGTCTTGCTAggtgtttatcaattttataatttccaaaacctcacttttgattttgttgattttctgttaaTTTCCATCAATTCTGCACAAGATCTCAGTCAATATCTTTCAAACATTTCTTCAATACCATTCTATCCTCTTCTTCTGAAACACAATTATAAGATTAAGACCATTTAATTTTGTCTTCAAAACTCagtcaattctttttattttcatttttttctctgatttccaGTTTTTATACTTTCAATTGCCATCTTCAAGTTTATCAATCCTTTCCTCTGCGTAGTCATATTATATtcaattctagaattttcttttttgtttttcaaactctACATGTCTGCTGAAATTCTCCTTTTCATGCATGTTTTCCACTCTTTTTATTAGCTCCTTCAGCATTTTTATCATAGTTATCTACCTCTGATAACTGCAACATCTGGGCAATCTCTGAGTTTGCTTCTATTGACTATTTCCTGTCTGGATCAAATTTTTCTGCTCCTTTGCATGTCTTTATAATTTCTTACTGTTTGCTGcatattttctataaaagaacagtaggtataaaaataatagttgCCTCTCAAAAGGGTCATCCCTATTTTTTGTCAGGTTTATAGAATGGGAGGCTGAGTTAATACGATTTGCAGTTGAGGTGGAGATGAGCTTTGTTGTTGCTCTAGTTTGATTCACTTTATTACTTGCTTCAAACATTTGAAGTGAATAGGATTTCCTTTCAGCAGGGATTGGGATCTGGTCATTGGTGAGATTCTACTGGAACCTTCGTGCTTTTCAGTTGAGCTGCCAGCTATCCAAACATGGGGAATTCCCCTCTGTACTACATTCCAACTGCATATTTTAGAATTTCTGAGGTATTCTCTTTTTATACTCCGATAAGGCCTTCTGAGTAGGTGAACTCTCAGGTGAACTCTATTTCAGATTACCATGCCTTTTGGAGGATACAACTGTTTACACTGTTAAGACCCATAATGCCTCAGaaagttttcctttgttttgggtCTATTCTACATTCTTGTCTTCTTAATAAATGAGTACGTTGTTTCTAAAACCAGCACTCTGGCTGGTTGAAAAAAGGCAAGATTAAGGACAGTAATCCAACATTTACTCAACTTCATTTCACAGTGAATCTGTACAGAACACTGCACAAGAGACAAGAAAAGTTGTCTTTCTCATTCATAAATCCATTGAGCATTTACAATATGACACTattctagaaatatacaatataatCTTAGGAATtaggataaataaaaacagagttcTTAAATTATGTTAGATCTTTAGTTTGGTATTCTAAAATCTGATTAAAAGTGGACTACTTCAAGCTCCTACGTGTGATTCTGCCATCTCCTAAAAATCTTGTTGTCATCAATATACAAATGgtgtaaagagaaaaaactagGAAAGAGCATTCCTGTTTTTCAAAACCTTAATACGAAAATAGCAAACACATCCAATTAATTTACATTTCACTGGCTAAAATTTGGTCTTATGCCTATACTTAATTAAAAGGGAAATGTAGTCTTGCTGTGTCTCCAAGGACATAGGAAATATCTGCTAATTTTGCCAGCTTAAAACCTCCTATTCTTAAAGCTAAACATTCAAAACAAAATTGATTGAATTGAACTACCTTATCTGTTTATCTAAGCTACTATATCTGACAGTGTTGGCAAGGCATATTTTGAGGTAGGATATGATTGTCTTCCACTAATTCAGCCTTAAGATGAGGGATGAAGGCACATTcaaaaatctctttatttataATCCCTTTTTGAACTTACTCATATTTTCAGCCCATGTTATTTCTAAAGGTAAAAGTTAAATAATGGAATTAAAATACTATCCaagtaatattttttgttttaaaataatttaatgttgtTAGTATACCTCTAAGTCTAATATTCTAGCATGGATGTACAAGTCCATGTTCTTCCCTGTGCCATCTCCCCCACACATAATTTATAATCTTATAAACTTTGATTCTATCAATTTCCCTCTTACCATACCATGGTCCTTCACAATTTGGAATTACATTTCCTTGAGGGACAGCAATCAGGACTAGATGCTGTTTCCCAGATGTGGTTGCACCATGATTTTCAGAGgcatgataaaaatgttttatggtttgtattgacaatttttttctagtGATGCCAGATTTCAATCAATGTTTATTGAAATGTCTCCCATGTTCACTGTTGCTTGATATAGCTAAacagtattttattctattttctctcttatgAGTCCAGAAGTCTTCAGAAATATTATTTAGAGTCCTATAACTAGCAACCTTTTCCTAATTGAGATCTATGTTTCCACCATATAACCATTTTTCCTTAAATTGCTCCCTCTTACACTTTAAACTTTTTCTAACCATCTTTTATTCTGGCTATGGACCCAATTCTTCTAAAAAGATAAACCTTGTTAATCTTCTTCAGAGATTCTTTTGCAAACCAGTTTGTCACTGGGCACCTTCCAGAtgagcattttcttcttttgaattttatctggGATCTGTAAACCATTCTCTATCTGCACAGATAGGGATCCAAGTAGAAGCTATCCAATCACTTGCATGaccagacagaaagaaaattattttggtagATGCATGTATCACAATTATTCTGTACCTAGTTTTTCTGGATTGCTGATATTGTCCTTTAGAATTTGGGTTGTATAATACAAAGATCACATCCCATTAAAAAAGGCTCACCATTTGCCTGTTCAAGGCTACTTTTTCAAGTAATTATAATTTGCTATAAATGAAAATCTTCAGACACTCTTGAGTGCAGCTTGAggtgacttttattttaattatacttgCTGTTATTCACAAACTTCTCAGACTTGTGTAGGAACACTAACCATTGTTTTATGCAAAACACAACTGGAGTAAATTTACCTATAGCTACTTTTCTCATTCATTAGTAATTAAAATCTCATATCAGAGACTAAGCTTCATGAAACTATCACAAGCATGTGTATAGACCAGTTAGCATACTATCTGACCTTGTGGCAGGAATCAAATCAATATCTACAGAATCTCTTGTGCAAAGCTTAAGCAATAAAAGTGCTCACATGAATTCAGGTCTGCTTCCCTTTAAAGTTGGATTCCagaggaaataaattttataaagacTATAAGAAATGTATTAATATGGTAAAACTATTACTTCAAAACCCAATTTTAAAGCTGTTGAGCATTGCTGATTATTTGGGGTCCTGAAACATATCTCACATAAGTGCTCCAAACAAAACATGGtttgtaatgtttttaaaaatgtgaaaagctGAATTTTGCAGACTGCTTGGTGCACTTCTGGTTGTTTCtcttaaaaaagtagaaaaaaatctacaattttGTAGTCCTTTGGTTTTACTTTCTGGGATAGAAAAGTATAGGCATAAATGTTTTTTCATGGTCCTCTTGAAGATATCCTTTAAAACAACATCAAATGGCTTAATTCATGTCTCTTGATTATCAGGATTCTTTGATGTCACTGTCAGCCTTGATTAACTGGTTGAAAATTTCAGAGCAGAATAAGTAACTTTCATGAATATTTCCCCAATCCCTGAGAATCATAATCACCATAggtatattttgttctttcatcaTACATCTCTGGAAAGTAGCCGTGTTCGTTCATTGTTAATAGGGCAAGGAGCAGTGTCATAGAGGGTTAATCCGTGTAAAGTGGCTTCTACCCGTAAAGAAATtttctggaacagaaaagaacattACATACAGAAGTTTGCTCCTTAAAGACAGATCACGTGTTCAATATTTTCTGAGGAATATCTTTTGGGATTAGGAATGTAAATCAATTCTAATGAGTAACAAGAGAGAGACAGCTGTGGTACTGCTGTAGTGCCAACAGAATTGGGAAAAATAAGCTTCTTTCCTCAGAAGTTCCTTGGTGTTCTTTGGTTTCTATGAGGAATCGGTAAAACTAAATGTTGAGGATGGCCTACGTAAATGTAGGCAGAGTTGATAAAAATTCTCTGAATTTCTGCAAATTCGGTTGTTTTACAACCCTATTTTCAAGACTGGACCTTGCTAACAAAACACTATTTCTCAAAACACAGAAACAATTCACCTGAGAAGTTCCTCTTCTAGCATCACTGCTTAAGAAGTTAATTTTCAAAAAGGCAAGAGTTGCTATAGAAAGCTTTCTTATTCCACCCGAAGGAGGTTTGACTGCATAAATCTAACTCTACATTTTCTTACCTGAAAATCACGAATATAAGTCAGGAAAAAACCGAAGAAGGAAAGTGACATAGACCATTCTGCTGCAGTAGTGATCATGTGAAGCACATAACCCTTAAgtgacaacaaaaaaagaataattctatGAAATTTCATTCAAATGATCtataatttttctcaaataaaaaacctgtAACATTTATAAACCAATCTGTGTTCTGAATATCAACCCCTGGTTTATTTAACGTATCTCTAGAATTAAAGGCAGACATTAGAAAAACTCCTAAATGATCTGTCATAGTTTCATCCAcagcaaataaaattttcatttgaataaCTAAGACAGGAGAACTTCTACTCTACAACCAAGAAGTTACTACCTTTCCCAAAGCCACGAGTCATTAAATGCCACtaaaaaaagtttaagtaaatGATGCTCATGATAAACTTAGTGCTATTTTTTGAGCATTAAATAGTATATGGATTCTAATTAGGAGAACCtagtaaattatttcatttagtctttCTCACAAACATGTCCTATATAGggctgattctttaaaaataatttaaaataaaatgccacctGAGTGGTTTGTGAAAACAGATGAACTCATTTTATTACCTATTCAAGTATATGTCCCACCTCGCTTTTTCTCAGGATCAGAGATTCTCTGTCCATTCAGATATCCACTATATTGGAACCCAAATGCAGAGTCCATAATAATAAACTTCCAGATGacaaaaagtaggaaaagaaatttttttcaattcagtAAACAAGTATTCTACTAATAAAAGATTTCAGTCAGGTATATTGCATGCTATATCCACCTTCAGAGGAGTCAATTTCTGAGAAAACTCTTTGCCATCACAATTCTCTTCAGATCTTGAAAATGTTCACAGACCACAACATGACAGGAGAATATGGATGGTTCTACATAAACTCtatcatttatagaaaataatccTAATACATCACTGATTTTTCTACTGAAAAACTTTCATTGTTagtagtgaaatgaaaaatacatcaaaatcaaCCAAAACAGTCATCTTTACTATAAAACTAAGTTTTATAGACTCTCAGTTCTTACTTTGTCCTCAGGATTCCAGTGGAGTTTCTGTACTATATCAGTGCCAAAACTGCCACTGTACAAAAGTGATGAACAAGTCAGCACTGTAAAAAAAGTAAGTCAAGGAAGAATCTCAGGGAAGACCTGTAAgtttaattcaaaacaaaacaaaaatctctttaaaGATCTAAAAGGATTACACATACATTTGTTTCCAAGGTCCAAACCCATTTTCTTGAAGACTTCATGTTACATGGCagtagtaaaatttaaaatgtgcccAGAAGATTACTATGATGCATAGTCAATCCCTCTTTGCTCAATAATTCATTAGTTCTATCATAAGGTTTTGCTGCATAATTGTTCTCAAGGAGGGCACTAACTCATCCTTCCTATCTCGGAAGTAAGTATGATTAGGCTAGACATTATCTTTGTTTCTAGCTCAGTTACTAGGTCCCAtgtaaaaatttgaatttcatgtttcAAATTCTTTAATTTAGGGTTTACTAAACCCAAGAATATCACCCACAAAAGGCCTACTTACAATATGCCAACAATGTTCACTTAAGTTTTGTTATTCAATTCCAAGTGTAGCCACATTTCACAGCAAAGGATACTGCTAAATGCACTTACTCCACACCAGATAACCAACAGTAGTCTGATCCAGAAGACTTGTTTGCCGTGAATTTTGGGCTGCATTTGGTAGGAAAGGATAGTCTGAACAAACATGTATAATGAGCCAATGCCAAAGGTGAGCACAGCTCCACATACATGTACAGCAAAAAAGGTGGTTTTCTgagaagtaaaaggaagaaataagtaaataaaagaaacccCAAACGCATCGACAACACAATATTTAAAAGCACAAGCCCAGCGATTTCAGTAGGACATTCACTGAGTGGAAAAGCTCTGCAGATTCTACAAATTATTTCCTGAAGTAATTTTCCCTCAGTACTCAGCATAAACCTGAGGATTACAGTAATCCAAATTACTTCATATGCTACTAGTGAAAACATGATAGTAATTATTCATTTACacattaaataataaactttagAAATAAGTAAATTCCATAGTATACTAAATGGTGATATGGGTTATAGAAAGAGTAGAACAAGTTAAAGAGGACTAGGATGCTTGGGAATGCAGGGGGTAGGGAGTCTCAACTTAAACCTAATTAAAATCTAAATGCAATTTAAAGgctcaagaaattaaaacatcCCCCCTTCTCTCTAGCTAGATTGGTTTTGATAAATTATACAATGAGGGATTACCATAAATTGTAGTTATCTTCTCCTTTactctttgtttttactttttaattaatttttttcctttgccttactCTTACcagtatccatttacattttactttttactctCTATGCCCGTTTAAAAGTGATGACAGTAGTTCTCCAAAAATTCTACGATCAAAGGCCTTTGGTTGAACTGTACTTTTCTAAACTGATGCTGTCTGTATGTCATTTGCTTGAGAAGGTACTATGCAGCACTTGGTAAAGAGGGTATGACGAAGGTAACAGAAGAGAGGTTGGGTTAGGGGTTGGTGCCCTCCTTCTACAATCAACTGTGCTAATTCACATAGAGTCCACTTTTTTAGCTGAAGGTGTAAGAAGTTTctagtataaagaaataaaaggtaacaATTTATTTGCCAATGGCATTGGTTTCCTtttggagagagagagtgctACTTCGATAAGGTTTAGGGTGTTTTAACTGGCAATAGTTATGAGCattgggaagggaaaaaaagtcattgttACTACCACTCTgggtaacaaagaaaaaaaaaacattcagcacccataaaacataatacaaaatgGTAATATCTTTTTGGTTCATGTGAATTTacctatatatatagatatatggatAAAGGCTGCAAAAATGAAATTGACTATTTTAGGGCTAAGAGCAAGAATATGAGtgaatttttctccttaaaaatattttcacatatatttgtcgactgaagagaaaaaaaacacaacctaaaagttgagaattatattttatttggcagactTTCTGAAGACTTCAAGCCCaagaggcagcctctcagatggcTCTAAGGGACTGCTTCAAGACaaaagggaggagccaggacatataggagttttgcaacaaagaatattactgttaattaaagaaaaccaggtatCTCAAGTTAATTTTGCGCTTTTCTAtgtttgggaagatgcaagagtcggggctcactgaaatcattccattGATAAGCACCTTAGctgtctagggccagtatccagccccatcctgagtcccctcagggtgcacggTTGAGGGGTGGCTGCAGGGGCTGAGGGCTTGGCAGCGGGCCACccatttgtctccatcctgagtttcctcagggctcactgccGGGGTGGCTGtagtggcttgatggctgcaatatcctttgtttactgaaatggcaggcaacgTTTTTCATTCACATATTGATGAAGCTAAATACAGATAGAGCCTGATCAATGCCCACATGTGATCAGTACACAGTTCCATCAACAAAATCCtgtagttaaaaagaaaaataaagaatggagaGCATTTACTACTATAGTTTTATAATCAAAAGAGAGGTATATAAAACTGGTTTTAACTGGCCAGCACTTCTGCTTAATCCACTCAATTTTGTCATTTTAGAGACTAGGAAAACAGCAAAAGATCTTGAAACGGGCAAGAGATTATTCTTTCAATGGAATACTAGAGCCTCTGGGAATGGTTCTACA is part of the Balaenoptera musculus isolate JJ_BM4_2016_0621 chromosome 1, mBalMus1.pri.v3, whole genome shotgun sequence genome and encodes:
- the DRAM2 gene encoding DNA damage-regulated autophagy modulator protein 2, which encodes MWWFQQGLSFLPSALVIWTAAAFIFSYITAITLHHVDPVLPYISDTGTVAPEKCLFGAMLNIAAVLCIATIYVRYKQVHALNPEESRIIKLNKAGLVLGLLSCLGLSIVANFQKTTFFAVHVCGAVLTFGIGSLYMFVQTILSYQMQPKIHGKQVFWIRLLLVIWCGVSAFSMLTCSSLLYSGSFGTDIVQKLHWNPEDKGYVLHMITTAAEWSMSLSFFGFFLTYIRDFQKISLRVEATLHGLTLYDTAPCPINNERTRLLSRDV